The genome window AAAAGCTGGCCGCCTGTCATAAGAACACCGCCTCCGAAATCATGAGGCAAAAGTGCATCTGACATAACGCCTGTAATCGGAACTTCAACATCAACTTCAACATCTCCTGTTGACATATACCTTGTGTCCACAACTCTGAACCCTCTGATTGCGCCCCGGATACGGCTGCTTATATTATCATCCACAATCATAGCATTTCTCACTTCAGTCTCTGATGAAAGAGTAATCCCCTTGACAGTCTCAAGAATATTCCTCAATGCATCAAGTTTTGCAGCTCGTAATGCACCTGCTCTCTGAGCAGTTACAGGATCATTCGGATTAGGTGCACCGATTCCAGTGCATTTAATAACCTGGTTTGACCAGTCTACCCTTCCTGTACCCCCTACATCCTGGACATATCCCTGAGCAAACAGCAAAGGCGATACCATTAAAATAACAGTTATAACTACGCCCCAGATCAAACTTTTCTTATTCATAATAACCTCCATAGACATTTATTGGTTATCTTCAAAAAAAAGAGCGAATGACGGGAATCGAACCCGCGACATCCAGCTTGGGAAGCTGGCGCTCTACCATCTGAGCTACATTCGCATACCATAGTCAAAAAGAATTTATATAAAAGTTATTCTTTCTGATGTAAAAGTCAAGATTTTTCTTATTATTCATCATTCTTCGTCATAGGATATAAGAGACAGTACCGGCACTCCCTTAAACCTATCTCTTCCATTTAAAAATGCAAGTTCAATTAAAAATGCAGCTCCAACAACACTGCCACCCAACTCCCTGACCAGATCAATTGCTGCGTTTACTGTTCCGCCTGTTGCAAGCAGATCATCAACAATGAGTACCTTTTCGCCTTTCTCAATTGCGTCTTTATGTATCTCAATAACATTTGTACCGTATTCCAGAGCATACTCTTTCTGCAGGGTTTCTGCAGGCAGTTTGCCTTTCTTTCTTATAGGTACAAATTTTGTGCCTAATTGTACAGCCATTGCACCGCCGAAAATAAATCCTCTTGATTCAATACCCGCAATAACATCCAAGTCTGAATCTTTATAAGGCTTGCACAAACTGTCAATTGAATCTTTAAAACCCCTGGGATTCTTAAGCAGGGTTGTAATATCCTTAAAAATAATACCTTTCTTCGGGAAATCGGGAATATCTCTTATCAGATTCTTAAATTTATCCATTTTTAAATCCTTTACGATTAATAGGCTACGTCAAAGCCTGTAAATTCATTCCTCGGATTTTCTTTTTTAACATTCAAATCTGTAACATCTGCCATTCTGTTTCCAACCGGAAGTGTTTTTATTAACTCGTCCACCATCCCTTCTTCGCCTTCAACAAGAATTTCCACTTTGCCGCTGTATAGATTTTTAACCCACCCTTTTAATTTCAGGTGCCTTGCAATCTTCATAACAAAAAATCTGAATCCTACTCCCTGTACACGCCCTGAAACAATTATATGTGCACGGATTTCAGCCATGTTTAATCAAACCTTTTTTTCGAGTATTGCAAAAAGAGCCGCTACTGCGGATTCAGGAGTTTCTTCATGAATTATTTTATCTGAGATTTCCCAGCTTTTTAATGACACAACCGGTATTCCCTTCTGCAATGCGAAACTAATTTCTGACAATGTACCGAATTTTCCGCTGACTGCAATCACACCGCATACTGAATTAATGATAAGTGCATTCCTTGCTGATCCCATACCAGTTGCAATTACATAATCAACAAAAGCATTTGCATCCTCCGGTTTGTCTGCAGGAATAATCCCGATTGTAACGCCGCCGAATTCTTTAGCTCCTCTGCACGCAGCTTCCATTACGCCTCCCATACCACCGCATACAAGAGCCGCTCCCCTCTTTGCAATTTCGCATCCGACTATGAAGGCATCATCCAGAATTTGAGATGATTCTGATCTGCCTCCTATTACGCCTATCTGCATTTTATGCATGCCTGCTATCCTTACGGTGTCAGCCTGTGCATTAATCTCGGGAACGGAATTGTTTCCCTTACATGAGGAAGCTTGCAGATCCACGCAACAGTACGTTCAATGCCAAGCCCGAATCCGGAATGAGGCACACTACCGTATTTTCTGAGGTCAAGATACCAGTCAAATGCTTCAACAGGCAGTTCCTGTTCCTTAATACGGGACACAAGGACATCATAATCCTCTTCACGCTGACCGCCTCCGATTATTTCACCGTATCCTTCAGGCGCAAGAACATCAACGCCAAGGGCTTTTGTGGGATCTTTTTCGTCGTGTTTCATATAAAAGGCCTTAATTGCCGCAGGATACCTGTGAACCATGACCGGCCTGTCAAATTCATCGGAAATAATTGTTTCATCAGCTCCGCCGAAATCATCG of bacterium contains these proteins:
- a CDS encoding LPP20 family lipoprotein is translated as MNKKSLIWGVVITVILMVSPLLFAQGYVQDVGGTGRVDWSNQVIKCTGIGAPNPNDPVTAQRAGALRAAKLDALRNILETVKGITLSSETEVRNAMIVDDNISSRIRGAIRGFRVVDTRYMSTGDVEVDVEVPITGVMSDALLPHDFGGGVLMTGGQLLCPVCGQPWPAGKPVPAGVELIRTGGNANSNSSAVYTGLIIDARGLNVRPAMAPKLIDPQGNEIYGSKYVSRDYAVDIGMVGYDKDVNSAVKNERVADNPLVVKALDVKGPNKTDLVISEADAKKIHNAASNMNFLQRCKVMFILQ
- a CDS encoding adenine phosphoribosyltransferase, whose product is MDKFKNLIRDIPDFPKKGIIFKDITTLLKNPRGFKDSIDSLCKPYKDSDLDVIAGIESRGFIFGGAMAVQLGTKFVPIRKKGKLPAETLQKEYALEYGTNVIEIHKDAIEKGEKVLIVDDLLATGGTVNAAIDLVRELGGSVVGAAFLIELAFLNGRDRFKGVPVLSLISYDEE
- a CDS encoding acylphosphatase; its protein translation is MAEIRAHIIVSGRVQGVGFRFFVMKIARHLKLKGWVKNLYSGKVEILVEGEEGMVDELIKTLPVGNRMADVTDLNVKKENPRNEFTGFDVAY
- a CDS encoding TIGR00725 family protein; protein product: MQIGVIGGRSESSQILDDAFIVGCEIAKRGAALVCGGMGGVMEAACRGAKEFGGVTIGIIPADKPEDANAFVDYVIATGMGSARNALIINSVCGVIAVSGKFGTLSEISFALQKGIPVVSLKSWEISDKIIHEETPESAVAALFAILEKKV